Proteins found in one Zea mays cultivar B73 chromosome 1, Zm-B73-REFERENCE-NAM-5.0, whole genome shotgun sequence genomic segment:
- the LOC100856988 gene encoding GATA transcription factor 15, with amino-acid sequence PAILPCSTERPRFARRLEQTTSHANSQRKKKATAAAAAASSKRERERERERNKEANEVTVELRTVGFGKEVVLKQRRRMRRRRRLGEEERAAILLMALSSGVVYA; translated from the coding sequence CCCGCAATCCTCCCTTGTTCAACTGAAAGACCCCGTTTCGCAAGACGCTTGGAGCAGACTACGTCACATGCTAActcgcagcggaagaagaaggccaccgcggcggcggccgccgcctcctccaagcgggagagggagagggagcggGAGCGGAACAAGGAGGCGAACGAGGTCACCGTGGAGCTCCGCACAGTGGGGTTCGGCAAGGAGGTGGTGCTGAAGCAGCGGCGGCGGATGCGTCGGAGGCGCCGCCTGGGCGAGGAGGAGCGCGCGGCCATCCTGCTCATGGCGCTCTCCTCCGGCGTCGTGTAcgcctga